The Salegentibacter sp. Hel_I_6 region CATCTTCAAAAGTTTTGAACCCGGTGAAATCATCATTTAATTTTGCTACGTTACAGTGTTGCCAACCCCCGTAGAACATATAATATTCTCCATCGTCTTCAAAAACAAATTGGTCTATTGGCTGGGCGCCGTTATGGAATTTTCCAATTAAAGGTTTCCCTAAATGATCTTTGTAGGGCCCTTCTGGACTGGAAGCTTTAGCTACACCAATACCTCCAAGCTCTTCATCACTTTGAATATCGTTAGCACCAAAAAAGAGGAAATAATCTTTCTCCTTTTTAATAATAGCAGGAGCCCACATAGCCCGGTTAGCCCACTTCACTTCAGCAGTATCAATTATTCTTTCGTGCTTCTCCCAGTTCACGAGGTCTTTTGAAGAAAAAGCATCAAGAAATACCTGTTCCTCGTAAGGGGCAGAATAAGTAGGGAAAATCCAGTATTTATCATCAAAAACGATTCCTTCAGGATCGGCATACCAACCTGGAAAGACGGGGTTGTTGTTTTGAACAATTTCTTCTTCTGTTTTCTCTTCTTTTTCTTTATTATCTTCTGCATTCATTTTGCAACTTGTAACGGCAATCGCTGCAAACATTAATAATAAAAGGTTTCTATAAGAATTTTTCATCTTTAACATTTTAATTTAAACTTCGTATTTGCTCCAATCCATTACCTCATTTCGGGTGACAGGATTCATTGCTACTTTTAATAAATCTTCATCGTATTTCATTCCATGTTTCTCAAGCACATGCGCTGGTACACCGTCCCAAACATTGGGAGTATTCCCGCGATAATCGAGATATTTAAATCCGGGGTCACTTGTAAAGTAGCCAGTAACTACCAGGTTTCTGATATTCCTAAAAAATACAGGACCTGGAGAATTTTCTTCAAAAGCTCTGGGGTAAGCCATGTTATCTATAATTTCCATTTGATTTTCTTTTGAAATCTCATTGAAAGCTGCTTCAAAACGTTTATTGCTTTCCCTATTAATCCACATTAAACCACCACGCATGGGGAGTTGATGCTCGGGAATGTCTTTTACAATAAACTCGATGAATTCCGGTACGCCTGCTTCAGTAGCGGAAACCGATTCTTCATCTTCAGGAATAATAATATCTGATAATATAGAAATAGTAGCCATCTCTTCTTCAGAGAAAAATGTCTCAGAATATAAATCTTCATCTCTTTCCTCTTCCGCCGGAGTTCTTCCGTACCCCTCTCTTTCTTCAATTATATCTCCTGCAGCAATAGGTGATTTTTTATCGGTCACACAACTGCTAAGGAACAAGCTAGAGCCTACGCCTCCCAGAACCAGTGCTTTTAGTGATTCCCTTCTATCCATAATTATAAATTTTATACATTCCCTTTTTTAAGCTGTTCGGTCAAATAATCAGTAGCACGCCAGGCCAGTGCCAGGATCGTCCAGGTTGGATTCTTATCTGCCTGGGATACGAATGGCCCGCCATCCATAACAAATAAATTAGGTACATCGTGCGCCTGGTTAAACTCATTTACCACAGAACTTTTAGGATCTTTACCCATCCTTGTGGTTCCCACTTCGTGGATAATCTTTCCAGGATTTTCTAGTCCGTAATTTTTTTCTTTTCCAGGCTTGTCCCCTAATGGAACTGCGCCCATATTATGCATCACCTCTTCAAAAGTATCTTGCATATGCCTGGCTTGTTTTACTTCTTCATCAGACCAGCTGTAATTGAATTTTAGCACCGGGATTCCATACTTATCTACTGTATTTGAATCAATTTCGCAATAATTTTCTTTTCGTGGAATACTTTCTCCACGTCCGGCCATTCCAAAGGTAGCTCCATAGAATTTTTTTACATCTTTTTTGAGGCCCGTGCCATAAGCATTTCGTGAAGTATCACCGGTAATTTCTTTTAAGGCCTGGGTATTAAACCCAAATCCATAAGCAGGCATACTCATTCCGCCCCAATATTCAATATGATATCCACGAGTAAAACCAAGGTCTTTACTATCGTTTAGCCACCATGGTGTATAAAGGTGCATTCCGCCTACGCCGTCTTCATTATAACGTTCTCTATCTACCAGTTGGGGAATAAATCCCATCCTGGAAGATCCCGTTGAATCGTGAAGGTACTTCCCTACCACTCCGCTGGAATTTGCCAGTCCGTTAGGGTGCTGTGCCGATTTTGAATTAAGTAAAATACGTGCCGAACTACAGGCGCTAGCGGCTAAGATTACTACTTTTGCTTTGATTTCGTAATCTCTTAGATCGTCTTTATCTATATAAGAAACCCCGGTAGCTTCCCCTTCCCCATTGGTTAAGACTTCTCTAACCATGGCATTTACATAGAGGTCTACATTACCAGTTTTTACAGCTGGTTTCACTAAAACAGATGAAGAAGAAAAATCGGCATAAGCCATACAGGAACGGGAACACTGGTTACAAAAAAAGCATGCGCCACGCTCCTTATTCACCGGTTTTGTGAGTATAGATAAGCGAGAAGGAATCATAGGAACTCCTGCTTTATTAGCCCCTTTTTTGATGTATAACTCGTGTAATCTGGGCTTTGGAGGTGGTAAAAAGAACCCATCTGGTTCGTTTGGTATATTTTCTTTAGTCCCAAAAACCCCAATTAATTTATCTACTTTATCGTAATATGGTTTTACGTCTTCGTAACCTATTGGCCAGTTATCACCTTTTCCATCAAAATCCTTTCGTTTAAAATCCAGGGGACCAAAGCGAAGAGAAATACGCCCCCAATGGTTGGTTCTTCCACCTAACATCCTTGATCTAAACCAGGCAAATTCTGTATTTGCATTTTGGGTATAGGGCTCCCCTTCTAATTCCCAGCCACCATAGGCCATATCGAAATCTCCAAAAGGCCTTGTAGTAGAAGCTCCTCTACGTGGAGACTCCCAGGGCCACCTAAGTTGGGTGCGCTGTTCTTTGTTAGCAGGATCAAAATCTGGTCCCGCTTCCAGCAATGCTATTTTAAACCCGGCATCAGCAAGTAGTTTGGCCGCCATACCGCCACCAGCACCCGAGCCTACTATGCAGACATCATATTTAGTTGATTGCTTCTTTATTTGAAATGACATTAATTCAATTTATGTGGTTATACCTTCTCCTTCTTCTCCAGTACTCTTCCAGATTTCGATAAAGCTACTGCGTAAGCTCCCAACATAGTAGCATTGTTGGTGCCCAACCTGGAAATACCCACCGGGACTCTTTTATCTTCTACGAATTCAATTTCCCTGGTAGAAAATGGAACTTTAATTTTTTTCATTGCAGTTTTATAAAATGCCTGCTTAGTTTTTTGTTCTTCAAAAGAAAAAGCCTGAGATACTATTCTATTAAACCTGTCTTTGTTCCTATTCTCAATTTTTCCATTAAGATGCTCTAATATTTGTGGCAACAGTAATTTAGAAGAACCTGCTATGCCCCCACCAATAACTACACCTCCATCAATTATATTCATAACATTGGCCAGTGCTTCTGCGGCAACTTTCGCAACACTATCATAAGCCATAACTGCGGCTTCCCTATTTCCATTTTTATCTCCTACGGCAATTTGAAAAATATCTTTTGGGCTTAACTCAAAGCTTTCTTTAGAGTAATCTTTATAGTAGGATTGGATTCCCCTTACACTTACACTTTCTTCGGCAATAATTTTTGGCTCTAAGAGATTTCTCATCAACCAAATTTCTCCCCCCGCAGAATTATCTCCTGCACATATTTCCTGGTTTATAACAACCCCGGCGCCAAAACCGGTTCCTAAAGTAATACCTATTAGATTTTTAAATTCTTTTTTTATTCCGAATTCTTTAAAACCATTATTAACCTCTGGAAGAAAGCCACCAATAGCCTCTCCATAGGTAAAAAGATCTCCGTCATTATTAATATAAGTAGGCAAGTTAAAATAATCCTCCAACATTGGTCCCAAGGCCACGCCCTCTTTAAAAGAGGGGAAGTTTGGAGGGCTTATAATAATCCCTTTTTCGTATTCTGCAGGTCCTGGGAAAGCAAAACTAATAGCCACTGCCTTTTCTGGCAATAAAAGCTTTTTTACTCTTTTGAAACCTTCAATAATATTTTCCAGGCATTTTTCTAAATCTGTTGAGTTGGATGGTAAGGTGATAAGTGGAGTAATTGGTTTTCCTCCTTTTAAAGCGGAAAAAACAAAATTAGTCCCACCTGCATCTAATGTTAAAACTATTCTTTCGTCTTGAAATATTTTCATTTGCAAACTTAGCAGTAAGATTTTCGGTTTTTATAATTTTGTTATTTCAACAAATGCGGCTTTTCCTGGTAAGTTTTCCAAAGAAATTCTCCAAATAGCGTATTGGCCCAGGCAAACCATTCCCGGGAGAAATTTGTGGGATCGTCTTTATGGAAGGTTTCGTGCATAAAGCCAGTATCTCCATGAGTATTTTTAAGTGTATTTATACACCATTTAATTTCTTTATCATCCTTACTGGTTAAACCTTTCATGGTAATAGACATAGGCCAAATCATATCTAGCGCAACGTGGGGGCCACCTATTCCTTCAGCTGCAGTGCCTTCGAAAAAGAAAGGATTGTCTTTAGACCAAATATAATCTCTTGTATTTTGATAAATAGGATCATCTGCAGCTACGGCGCCTAGATAAGGTAATGAAAGGAGACTAGGAACATTAGCATCATCCATTAACAATTGGTTGCCAAAACCATCCACTTCAAAAGCGTAGATCTTACCATATTTTTTATGATCTACAACGGCATACTCATCCAAAGCTTCTTTCACCTCTTTTCTTAACTTCAGGAGTTCATTTGCTTTATCGGTCTCTCCATGGATTTCTGTTAACATTTCTGCAGCTTGCTCCAGGCTAACCACTGCAAAGAAATTTGAAGGAATTAAAAACGAAAACACCGTGGCATCATCACTAGGTCTAAATGCCGAACAAATTAGGCCTACTGGATTAACTGGATAGCCATACCCCTGCAACGCACGGGTATCGGTAGCTTTTGGAGTTTCTCTTTGAAAAGAATATGCGCCTCTATCATCCTTTTTTTGCTGATCTTTAAATACCTTAAGGATAGAATCAATGGCTTTTATCCAATTATCATCGAAAGGGCTGGTATCGCCAGTAGATTTCCAGTAATGGTAACCTAACCTAATAGGATAACATAGGGAATCAATCTCCCATTTACGCTCGTGTACACCAGGCTTCATATCGGTTAAATCGCTAAACCATTCACCTTTCTTTTCAGGATCATCATAAAAAGCATTCGCATACGGATCTTTTAATATATACTGAGTCTGCTGGTTTATAACACCCGCTATAAGCTTTTTAAGTTTTTGATCTTCCTCGACAAAAGTCATATAAGGCCAAACCTGTGCTACACTATCGCGCAGCCACATGGCATCGATATCCCCGGTTATTACATAGGTGTTTGGTTTGCCATTTATTTCTGAATAGGTTACCGTGGTATCTAAAGTATTAGGGAAGCAATTATTAAAAAGCCATCCCAGTTCTTCGTCTTTTACATTTTTCTGAAATTCTGCAATAACCTTTTCAATTATTTTACTTTCGAAATTTCGATCTCCCTTAGGAGTTCTAACCACGGGGAATTTTTTAAAAAAACCGCTTATTTCTGAAGCATTAAGATGAAATGGATCCAACATTGTTAGACCGCCTGCTAATGCAGTATTTTGTATAAATTTTCTACGTTTCATATATTAAAATTTCTGTAGGAATTAATAGTGATAGTTCTAATTCCTTTTGTATATACGCTAATTTTTCTCATTAAATATTATCAGGATTTTCTGCGTAAGCTTCCCATAACTCATCGAGTGTAACACCCGTAAGGTCTTCCCATAATACTTCGGAATAGGTATTTTCCCGCATATTTCTATCCAGAGTTACAACAAGATTCTGATTATAATTATTTGAAATCCAGGCTAAAAACCTGGCGGTTATTCTATAGCTATTTTTATATGATTGATCGGGTGAAAATTCTGGCAGAAACCATTCTGCACCTTCATTATTAACACCATATTTATAACGAACATAATCGGCAATTCCCTCGGTAAGCCACCCCGGACCCGCTTGGTGTGGATAGGATTGTACAATATGCATGGCTTCGTGAGTAATTACATCTAAATCGTTTGGTTTATTTTCCAGCCATTGGGAGCTTATTGTGATTTTACCATTGTTCGCAAAGGCAACCCCGGTATAGGAAGTATCAATTTTAACATAAATGGTATCCTTGGCTTCAGGATTAAAATCTTTTACCATTTTTGGATAAACCTTAAAAAAAGTTTTTACTAAACCGTTCTTTACCTCGCTGTCTAAAAAAGGCGCATCGTTGATAAACATTAGGGTTTTATCTTTTTCCATAAAAACTTCAGGTTGCTGAGCTTGCATTTCGATTACCACAAGGAGGCTAAACAAGGTGATAAGCAGGCATGTATTTTTCATTTTTTAATTTCTTTCAATTCTATTCTAAACTCTTTATTCTCTTTAAAGATTTCTAGAGGAAAAGATTTAGTGTATCACAAGGTTAAGCTTTGTCAATACTTTCAAATAGGTATTAAATTTATATAAGAAAAAAGTGGAGATGTAACTAACTAGGCTAACAAATAAATATGAAAAAACTACTAAAACATGATTGCCTCATCTCCACTATCTCTGTTTTTAAATACTTTATTTTTTAAAACAAATTCCAGTTTAGTCCTTTGATTAGTATTATGGGCCAAATAATAAAATAAGAGGCCAAAATTCTTTATTTTGACCTCTCCTGGCTAATTTAATTTATTCCGGAATTGTTAAAAGGCGCCATTCACTCATCTGGAATAGACCGCCACCATTATTATTTACAACATTAAACCTATAATGGGTATAAGCTGTCTCATTTTCAAAATAGAATTCCCTGGTAAGATTTCTTCCACTGAAGGTTTGGTTAAGTCTTTCGTCTAGAACCTCCCAGTTCTCACCATCATTTGAACCCAGGATTTCCCAGTCGCGTGGATCCCTGTCTGGCGCATCATTTCCTGAGGTTAATTGATAAAAGCTTACGACTTTTTCTTCCTCAAATTGCAGGGTCATCCAAAATGGTTGAACATAATTTGATAAGTACTTTGAATTTAAATCCCCATCTATTAATTTAAGGGAGCCCTCGGCACCTTCAGCACCGCCACTATATTCCCTGTTTACATATATCTCGGCTTCGTCAGTGATATCCAATGGTGCTGAAGCTATAACCTTCAATTGAGCCTCAGCACTTAAACTTTCCTGATCCTGGGATACTATTCTTAAAATAGTCTCTCCGGCATCAACGGCAGTTATAGTTACTGATTTATCTTCGTTCATTATAAGATCAGCAACACTGGGATCGTCAATTTCCCATACATAATCCCTTGCCGGAAAAATATTAGGCACAAATCTCGGATTTATATCCTCGGTTTCCCCTGAAATCAGAAGTATGTCGGTATTATCTAAAGTAACCCCGGTTTCCACTAAATCTGGAAAATCTCTACGTCCTTCACAAGAAAAAAGTGCTACAATAAATGTAGAGAGGACGATACTTTTAAAATTAAAAATTTTTGTGTTCATATTATATTTTTTTTTTAGTAACCTGGATTTTGTTCTAAATTAGGATTGGTTTGCACCTGTCTTAAAGGAATAGGGTATAACGTTCTATAATCTTCACTCGGTTCGTGATCCCACCATGTTCCCGTGGTAAACTCACCAAATCTTATAAGATCTGTACGACGTTTACCTTCAAAAATAAATTCACGACCTCTTTCTTCCAGTAGCTCATCTAAGGTTAAAGTAGCCGTGGTATAAGAAGCCTCAGTCCAGTCTTCATCATTAAAATAACGACTCTTACTTTCGTTAATAAGATCTACCGCTTCAGCGGTTGCACTTCCCCCATTTAGTCGCATTAAAGCTTCAGCTTTGTTAAAATACATTTCTGTAAGCCTGTAAATCACGAAATCATTTTCTAAATAATTCTCGTCGGTTTGTGTTCCCGAACGGTATTTGTGAAAACGCGCACCACTGTTCTCTTCTCCATCTGTCATACTTCCTTCTCCTGTTTGGCCTTCGGTGTTTCTTCTAATATTATTTACATAAACCAAAGGCTGTCCATTATACTCTTCTGACCCTAGAATTGGCTGATCTGTACCGAATCGAAATTGAGGTCCAAATAAAAACCACTCTTGTTTCCTAATATCGCTCTCACTGTATTCATCAAAAGCAGAAGGGATTACAACAAAAGCATTCCATCCCGAATAATTTACATCCAAGGCAGGTGCCATATTTGAGAATCCGGAGTAAAAAGCCCGCCAATCATAACCAAATCCATTTTCTCTACTAAAAGGGAACTGGAAAATATTCTCTGGTGAAAGTTCATTTTGATTACTATAAGGACCTAATGGATCTTGGTCTAATGCCATATTACCCATTAGAGAACCTCCCTCTCCATCAATAACTTTGTCTGCATATTCAATGCTTTCCTGCCATCTAGCTTCACCACTCCAAACTTCAGCATTAAGATAAAGCTCAGATAACATTGCATAGCCTACAGCTTTTGAAACTCTTCCTAACAAGGATTGAGAAAGAGGTTGAAGACTTTCAACGTTTTCTAATAATTCGCTTTCTACAAATGCAAATATTTCTTCTCTTGATACCGTTGCAGGGTTTTGCGGCTCACCTACCTGAGTAACGAGTGGAATGTTCCCAAAAAGATCCATCAATTTCATATAATGGTATGCTCTTAACACCCTTGATTCTGCCACCAGAGATTCCAATCTTTCAGGTGATACATTCGCAGATTCTGGATCGATATTTTCAATATCGGTTATAGCCGCATTAACATATCCTACTCCGGTCCACATTAAACTCCAAGTATTGGCCAATCTACCTTCTTGAGTGGTCCAGGTGTGGTAATGTTGCCTTATATGATCTCCACCATCAAATCCATGGGGACCTTTTTGCGGCCAGGCTACCTGATCAGCTGATAATTCATTATGATAATAATAGCCATTTTGTCCAGACCAGGACAACCAGGCTTGCATGTGGGTGAAAGGCCGCAACGTAGCCTGAATAATTTCTAATTCATTATTGTAGAAATTTGATTCCTCTAGTTCAGAATATGGACTTTCATCCAAATCCATGCAGCCGAAGAAACTAAATACTATCGCGAAACAGGCTAAATTCTTTATATTTAATAAATTCTTCATTTCTTGTGTTGTTTAAAATTTAACATTCATACCAGCAGTAATCGTAGTGGTTCTAGGGTAGAAATTTCTATCATCTACTCCAGGATAAAGCCCTGTATCCTGTACTTCAGGATCTCTACCCGTATATCCAGTAATTACAGCAAGGTTTCGTGCGTTGACATATACCCTAAGGGCACTGAAAGGACTATTTTTTCCAAATTTGAAATTATAGCCTAGAGTTACATTATCCAGCTTTACGAAATCTCCACTTTCTAAATAATAATCTGAATATTGAGGCTGCTCACTTATATGGCTATACTGGTCTAAAGCGGAAGTCAAAACATTTCCTCCAATATTTGGGTTTCCATAGAACAAGTCTACTGTGTTTAAGATATCATAATCAAATTTTCCTCGTAAAAATACAGTTAGATCAAAGTTCTTATAGCGAAATGTATTGGTTAAGGATGCATTGTACTTCGGCATTCCGTTTCCTATAATGGCATTATCATCTCGTGGACTAATCTCACTGGCTGGCACAACAGAACCATCGGCCTTATAAAAAAGCCATTGACCATCTTGCGTAAACCCGGCAAAACGTTTCCCGTAGAAATCACCAATTGGTCCTCCTTCGGTATTTCTAATTGCATCTCCTAAATTCCCTGGATTTCCAATATTTCCTCCGAAAATTTCACTTGCAATGAACTGATCATTAGAAAGGGTAGTTAGTTCATTTTCCTGATAACTACCAGCCATATCAATAGTCCAGCTAAAATCTTCAGAATTAATAGCTTTAAAAGACATTCCTAATTCTACACCCTTATTGGTTATAGTACCAACATTGGTATATATTGTACGTTGAACAAAAGGTGGCTGAGGAACTTCATAACTTAAAAGTAAATCTTCGGTACGGCGATTATAAACATCTAAAGCACCGGTTAATCTGTTATTAAATAGTCCAAAATCCAATCCAACGTTCCATTCCTTTTTTCTTTCCCACCTTAAATTAGGATTGGGATTCTTATTAGCTCCATAAGTTTGATAAAAAGTTGGAATATATTGTCCATCGGCATTAGGAGAATCAGGATAGATAGGGTAACGACCTCCGGTTCCTAACGTCACCAAAGATTGATAATTTGGAATCCCCTGGTTTCCCGTTATACCGTAATCCGCCCTTATTTTAAGGCTTGAAATAAAATCAGCATTTTGCATAAACTGTTCATCTGAGATTAACCAGGCAGCAGAAATGGCAGGAAAATTACCCCATTTATTATTAGCACCAAATTTAGAAGACCCTTCCCGACGCATCGATGCCTGTAGGAAATAACGGTCCTTAAAAGAATAATTTACCCTGGAAAAAAAAGCAATCAGAGTATTATCGTTTTTAAAACTATTCAAACTTGGGCGAGGCAAATCGGTATCAATAATTGCGTTCCCAGCACCAAAATTCCAGTCTAAAAATGCATCAGTAGTAAAACCACTGTTATTCATATCAAAAGTCTCTAATGTTGTATATTGGTAACTATACCCTCCTAACAGGTCAAAGGCATGATCTCCTATTTCCCTTTCAAAAGTCAAAGTAGGCTCAAAGGTAGTGGTGTGATCCAGAAGATTTGATTTATAAGCATATCCAGTTCCTAAGTACTGACTTCCATCATTATATTGGTTCCAATCCTGTATTGACCTATACTGTCTGTCATTCCAGGTATTACGTTGGTAAGATCCAAAAGCGGCCACTATTAATCCTTCTGTAATTTCAAAGGAAGCTTTAGCATCACCGGAAAAAGTTTGTTGCTGTCGCTTATTAAACCTGTTTTCATATTCGGAAAAGGGGTTATAGCCTCTTTGTGGTTGATAAAAACCGAACCTACCTTCGTTATACAAATCGGTTCCTTGGTCCACAGAATAAGGAGCATATATAGGTGCAGTAGGATTCCAATCGGTTACAATACCAAATTGACCTCCTCCTAATAAATTAGCATTATTAAAGTTGGTTACAATGCTAGACTGAAAATTTAATCGATCATCAAAAGCAGATTGATTAAAGCTAGCCCTAACCCCAAATTCTTCTCTTTCATTTTCTAACGCAATTCCCTCAAGATTCCTATAGTATAATGAGACTCTGTAATTGCTATTTTCTCCTCCACCTGAAGCAACAAAATTATGATATTGACTAAGATTTGCTTCATTAACTAGTTCGTCAAATATATCTGTAGAATATCCGAAATCATTTGAAGAAAAAACGCCATCTTCCATAGCCTGCCTATACTGTGCTGCAGATAAAAAATTTGGTTTAGCGTTCACAAAATCTCGAGATAAAAATGTAGAATAATCAAAGCTGGTTACTCCTGCCTTACCCTTTTTGGTAGTAATTAATATTACTCCATTATTTCCTCGGGTTCCATAAATTGCTGAAGCTGCACCACTTTTAAGTACATCAAAAGACTCAATATCATTTTGCTGTACAAGATCTAAATTACCTCCAGGAATTCCATCTATAACAATTAAAGGTTCCGTATTACCTGTAATTGAGGTTACTCCCCTAAGCTGAATTGAAGTACCCCCGTTCGGATTATTTCCTGCAGGCCTAGTAATGGATAAACCAGGCACTTTACCCTGAATAAGAGAAAGAGCATTCGGCACCACCCCCTGGTTGAAATCATCTTCAGTTACTTTAGTAATAGAAGTGGTCACAGACCGTCTATTCTGTGTACCGTAACCTACAAGTACTACCTCATCCAGTGATTCCTGACCCTGTTCCATTTGCAGATTAATCGTGGACTGCCCATCCACAGGTTGCTCTACAGTTTCCATTCCAACAAACGAGAAAACCAAAACCGCGTCTTGGTCTCCTAATGTAATAGAGTAATTCCCATCAAAATCGGTTTGAGCACCATTGTTCGTTCCCTTCTCCTGGACGGTAACACCTGGCAACGGCAAGCCATTAGAATCGGTAACTGTTCCAGTTACTGTATTTTGATTCTGTGCATAAGGATATGCCTCGTTAATCTGAAATACCATCAATAAGAAAAACAAACAATATTTGAAATTCTTTTGAAGGCAAATAGACCGTAAAAAAAGGCTAGTCTTTTTTTCCATATTAGATTTAAATTTTAGTTAGTATTTAACATTAAATTAGTAAAGCTAATATACTAAATCGGTTTAGTTAAAAAAACTTTAATGCTTAAATTAATAATTTTAACATAAAAATATGCCTTTTAATTTGTCTTGAATTGCGGAGATAGGGAAAAAGGAGTGCTTTCTTTATTGATATTCCTTATTAGATTAGGTTCGGTGCTCATTTCAAAATTCAAATTTCCTCCCTTGCTAATTTGATCGTAAGAAAGATAATTTTTAAGGAACTCATCCCCATTTAAAGTTGCTGATTGTATAAAGACGTTCTCCTTATCATTATCCTTTGCATTTATAATAAACGTATTCCCGTTTTCTAGATTAATAGTAGCTTTTTTAAACACAGGACTTCCAATCACATACTGGTCTGTACCAGGTGTAACACTATAAAAACCAAGGGCGCTAAGGACGAACCACGAAGAAGTCTGGCCCTGGTCCTCATCACCGGGATATCCGTTTTCACTAGAATTATATAATTTTTCCATAACCTCTCTAACTCTATACTGGGCTTTCCAGGGTTGACCCGCATAATTATAAAAATAAATCATATGTTGGATTGGTTGATTACCGTGGGCATATTGTCCCATGTTGGCCATTTGCATTTCTGTCATTTCGTGAATTTTCCCTCCATATGTTCCCACGTTGACTTTACCGGAAACATTGAATACAGAATCCATCTTAGCGGTAAAAGGTTCATTCCCCCCCAATAGGTTAATAAGTCCTTGTGGATCCTGGAAAACAGACCATAGGTAATGCCACGCGTTTCCCTCGGTGAAAGGTCCTCCCCATTCATAGGCATCAAAATCTTTAACCCATTGGCCGTTCTTCTTTCTACCACGCATAAAACCAGATTTTTCATCATAAACATTTTTATAATTATACATGTGCCTGGAAAATATTTCCTCATAAAATTTATTACCGGAATCCTTGGCAAGCTTATAGGCACAAAAATCATCGTAGGCATATTCAAGAGTTTTCGCTGTTGCTTCTTTCACTTCAGGATAAGGAACATATCCGATTGTAAAATATTCTTTCCATCCATCACGTCCGTTAGCCGGACCCCAGGGACCTTTATTTGTCACCTCATGAAAATATGCTTCCAGGGCTTTTTCTGGATTAAAGGTTCGGATCCCTTTTGCCCAGGCATCGGCAAGTAAAGAAATCGCATGATTACCCACCATGCTTCCAGCCTCACTAGGAAAAGACCATGATGGCAACCACCCGCATTGGTCATAAGCATCTAATAAGGCAGCAACATAGCGGCCGTGCATCTTTGGAGAAAGAATTGCATTTAAAGGAAATTGTCCTCTAAATGTATCCCAAAAACCTGTATCGGTGAACATATACCCCTTATGAATCCCCCCATCATAAGGACTATAATAATATGGATCACCATGTTCATCAATTTCATAAAACTTCCTTGAAAAAAGACTTGCCCTAAAAAAACAGGAATAAAACGTTTTGATCTGTTCCTCGGTTCCGCCTTCTACCAAAATTTTTCCTAACTGTTTATTCCATATTCTGGCACCTCGCACTTTTGTTTCCTCAAGGTCTTGATCTTTCCCAAGCTCAGCGACCAAAGTTGTGAGAGCTTGTT contains the following coding sequences:
- a CDS encoding glycoside hydrolase family 43 protein, producing MKNSYRNLLLLMFAAIAVTSCKMNAEDNKEKEEKTEEEIVQNNNPVFPGWYADPEGIVFDDKYWIFPTYSAPYEEQVFLDAFSSKDLVNWEKHERIIDTAEVKWANRAMWAPAIIKKEKDYFLFFGANDIQSDEELGGIGVAKASSPEGPYKDHLGKPLIGKFHNGAQPIDQFVFEDDGEYYMFYGGWQHCNVAKLNDDFTGFKTFEDGETFKEVTPEGYVEGPFMFKRDGKYYFMWSEGGWTGPDYSVAYAISDSPTGPFKRIGTILQQDPDIATGAGHHSVIKTPGKDDYYMVYHRRPKGETDRNSRETCIDRMYFDENGHIKPVVISHEGVKPNPINK
- a CDS encoding gluconate 2-dehydrogenase subunit 3 family protein, with product MDRRESLKALVLGGVGSSLFLSSCVTDKKSPIAAGDIIEEREGYGRTPAEEERDEDLYSETFFSEEEMATISILSDIIIPEDEESVSATEAGVPEFIEFIVKDIPEHQLPMRGGLMWINRESNKRFEAAFNEISKENQMEIIDNMAYPRAFEENSPGPVFFRNIRNLVVTGYFTSDPGFKYLDYRGNTPNVWDGVPAHVLEKHGMKYDEDLLKVAMNPVTRNEVMDWSKYEV
- a CDS encoding GMC family oxidoreductase; this translates as MSFQIKKQSTKYDVCIVGSGAGGGMAAKLLADAGFKIALLEAGPDFDPANKEQRTQLRWPWESPRRGASTTRPFGDFDMAYGGWELEGEPYTQNANTEFAWFRSRMLGGRTNHWGRISLRFGPLDFKRKDFDGKGDNWPIGYEDVKPYYDKVDKLIGVFGTKENIPNEPDGFFLPPPKPRLHELYIKKGANKAGVPMIPSRLSILTKPVNKERGACFFCNQCSRSCMAYADFSSSSVLVKPAVKTGNVDLYVNAMVREVLTNGEGEATGVSYIDKDDLRDYEIKAKVVILAASACSSARILLNSKSAQHPNGLANSSGVVGKYLHDSTGSSRMGFIPQLVDRERYNEDGVGGMHLYTPWWLNDSKDLGFTRGYHIEYWGGMSMPAYGFGFNTQALKEITGDTSRNAYGTGLKKDVKKFYGATFGMAGRGESIPRKENYCEIDSNTVDKYGIPVLKFNYSWSDEEVKQARHMQDTFEEVMHNMGAVPLGDKPGKEKNYGLENPGKIIHEVGTTRMGKDPKSSVVNEFNQAHDVPNLFVMDGGPFVSQADKNPTWTILALAWRATDYLTEQLKKGNV
- a CDS encoding ROK family protein; translated protein: MKIFQDERIVLTLDAGGTNFVFSALKGGKPITPLITLPSNSTDLEKCLENIIEGFKRVKKLLLPEKAVAISFAFPGPAEYEKGIIISPPNFPSFKEGVALGPMLEDYFNLPTYINNDGDLFTYGEAIGGFLPEVNNGFKEFGIKKEFKNLIGITLGTGFGAGVVINQEICAGDNSAGGEIWLMRNLLEPKIIAEESVSVRGIQSYYKDYSKESFELSPKDIFQIAVGDKNGNREAAVMAYDSVAKVAAEALANVMNIIDGGVVIGGGIAGSSKLLLPQILEHLNGKIENRNKDRFNRIVSQAFSFEEQKTKQAFYKTAMKKIKVPFSTREIEFVEDKRVPVGISRLGTNNATMLGAYAVALSKSGRVLEKKEKV
- a CDS encoding glycoside hydrolase family 125 protein gives rise to the protein MKRRKFIQNTALAGGLTMLDPFHLNASEISGFFKKFPVVRTPKGDRNFESKIIEKVIAEFQKNVKDEELGWLFNNCFPNTLDTTVTYSEINGKPNTYVITGDIDAMWLRDSVAQVWPYMTFVEEDQKLKKLIAGVINQQTQYILKDPYANAFYDDPEKKGEWFSDLTDMKPGVHERKWEIDSLCYPIRLGYHYWKSTGDTSPFDDNWIKAIDSILKVFKDQQKKDDRGAYSFQRETPKATDTRALQGYGYPVNPVGLICSAFRPSDDATVFSFLIPSNFFAVVSLEQAAEMLTEIHGETDKANELLKLRKEVKEALDEYAVVDHKKYGKIYAFEVDGFGNQLLMDDANVPSLLSLPYLGAVAADDPIYQNTRDYIWSKDNPFFFEGTAAEGIGGPHVALDMIWPMSITMKGLTSKDDKEIKWCINTLKNTHGDTGFMHETFHKDDPTNFSREWFAWANTLFGEFLWKTYQEKPHLLK